GAAAAATCGTGGATAAATTTCTCGCATACCGTTCGTGATTCATTCCAGAAACCGGCATTGAAAGCGGGTTGACCGCAGCAGGTCTGCGATGGATTGTAATGCACATCACAGCCCACCTTCTCCAGCACCTTAACCATATTAAACGCGGTTTGTGGATACAACTGATCCATAAAGCAGGGTATGAATAAACTGACTTTCACGATGTTCCTTTGAAATTCGCGGCTAAAGTAGGCATATCAGCTGTTTATTTATCATCCGGCAAACCTGAATTATGCACGTATGGCCAATGAGTTGTTAGGTTACTGAAGCAGCATAATGATTCTTCACAGTACATACAGACGCTTTCATTTCCCGCGTGCTTAATAAATTTCGATGTGCTGCTTCGGCCTGTAAAAATTTATCTTAGCATTATCATCAATAAACCAATCCGCCGATTCCAGGTTAGCCGATGCTGTGCATTCCTTTTCTACTCACAACCTTTTTATTTTTGCACGCCCTCTTTGCAAACACTGCGGATAGTACTATGTCACCACCTTCCGGTTCTTTTATCGAAATACAACATTACAGCAAGGGACAATATGCCGAAGTTAACGGGCTGCAGATGTACTATGAAATTCACGGGGAAGGATATCCGCTTGTGCTGATTCATGGCGGGGGTTCCACCATCAATACCTCTTTCGGAAGAATCATTCCGCAACTCGCAACATCTCATAAAGTGATTGCCGTGGAGATGCAGGCACATGGGCATACAGCCGACATCAACCGGCCTTTGTCGTTCAGACAGGATGCAGATGATATAGCGGCATTGCTGCATCATCTGCAGATTGGGAAAGCTGACATCTTCGGATTCAGTAACGGAGCAAGCACTACGCTTGAGTTTGCCATCAGGCATCCTGATATGACGAATAAAATTGTCGTTGCCTCCACCTTCTATAAAAAGTCCGGAGCACCGGATTGGTTCTGGGACATGATGAATCATCCGGCATTTGAGGATATGCCACAGGTGTACAAAGATGAATTCCTGAAGATAAACCCGGACACACAGGCACTGCATCGCATGTTTGACAGAGATACAGCGAGAATGCTGTCATTTCCGGAAATACCGGATGAACGGATTGCATCTATCACAGCACCGGCATTGATCATCATTGGCGAGAAAGACGTTGTAACACCTGAACATGCCAGGGAGATGAATCGGTTGATTACCGCTTCAAAACTTTTAATACTGCCCGGTGGTCACGGCGAATACATTGGCGAAATAACTTCACCACAGGTTCCGGTGATTATTGACTCAACGGTAAATATCATACTTGGCTTCCTTGCAGAATGAGCGGTAAAACAGATGACTAATTAAGGCGATTCCCTGCACCGATGCAATTGTGGTAAGGCTGACAACAAGTCTTCCGGATAAAGAGAATTGAATATTTTCGGAATGAAAAAAGAGTAACAGTTGACAATTCATACCCGCTTACCAAGTTGCAGGTAATTTCAAAAAATCAGATTAAGCATGAAAAAAAATAATCATGAAGCTGTAATGAAAAAGACACCTGATAATTTGTATGCACAAACATTCTATCATGGTACAAAAGCCAGCCTGCAGCAGGGTGACCTGATTGAACCCGGTTTTAATTCCAACTATGGCAGCAGGAAGAGAGCTTCATTTATATACCTTACCGCAACCTTAGATGCCGCTACTTGGGGTGCTGAACTTGCACAGGGAGAAGGACGCGGCAGGATTTATATTGTTGAACCAACCGGCCCGATTGAAGATGATCCTAATCTGACCGATAAGAAGTTTCCGGGCAATCCCACCAAATCATACCGCTCGCGACATCCGCTGAAGGTTACCGGTGAAGTTGTTGACTGGAAAGGTCATTCGCCAGAAGCACTCCATGCCATGCAGGAACACCTCCGGCAACTGAAGGAACAAGGAATTGAAGCAATTGAAGATTAAATAAAAGGAGATTGTGCTATGACCAGGCGAAAGAATATACAAAGCATTTCCAGCATTGTGACAACGTGCATGCTATTCCTCTTCTGCATGCAACTGGTGAATTACCCCTTATATGGACAAAGGGTGATTCCGACAACCGATTCTCTAATATTCACCGGACAAGTCCTCCACCCTGTTGCATTCAGGTTAGCTGATCTTGACACTTCCCCCACGAATCATATCAGCTACCTGATCATCTATAACCAATACGGTGAAATAAAAGATACACTGAAAGGTATGAAAGGTATTCCACTGCCAGCATTGCTTGCCGTTGCAAAATACATGTATGATAACCCCATATCCCTCAATTAATTTTACTTTGTATTAATCGCTTCTGATGGTTACAAAGTTGTATTTAGCCGGAATGAAATCTATACTACAAGTATTGGCAACAGCTGTTTTATTCTTACCGAGATGGGAGGAAAAAAACTCATTGACCTTGACCAAAGGATATTATTTATTTCAGCAGCGGATATGAAGTCAGGGAGAAGATATGTCAAAGGTCTTCAAAAAATCGAAGTCAGGCGTGTGGAATGATGCATCCTTTACGTGACTGCATAAAGCTATTCAGCCGGATGTATCATCCTGAGAGTAAATCCACATGCCGTTATTCTTCTGTGGTCACCAACTTTCCAGTAATAAAACAAAAGCTCATCCCGGCTTTCCACCGCTGCAATAAATAAACCATCAACTTAAAAGTATAAATTCCTAAATAAGAATTATTATCTTTACGGAATTATCATTAGTCAGTCAAGATGTATGACAATATCAGGACACTGCTGAAAGAAAACGGACTAAAGGTAACTCCGCAACGTGTTGCAATTTTCGAAGCTATCGTCAGCCTGAACAATCATCCTACCGCAGAAAATATCATTGACTACATCAGGCGCAAGCATCCTAACATTTCTGTGGGCACCGTTTATAAAGTATTGGATTCCCTGGTGGAGAGGCAATTGCTGAAGCGGGTAAAAACTGAAAAAGATATCATGCGTTACGATGCAGTCTTATCTCATCACCATCATTTGTATTGCGCGGAAACAGATCGAATAGAAGATTATGAAGATGACAGGCTGAACGAACTGATCAACGCCTATTTCAAGAAAAACAAGATTAAGAATTTCAGGATACATGACATTAAACTGCAGATCACAGGCAGATTCAACAATCACTAACATAAATCTATCACTATGAGTAACGTACATGAACCTAAGTGCCCGGTAAATCACGGACAGAGCGCGCCGGTAGGCGGCATGGGAACTTCCAATAAAGACTGGTGGCCCAACAGGCTTAACCTCAATATTCTTCGCCAGCATTCATCGCTGTCTGATCCGATGGACAATGATTTCAACTATGCAGAAGAATTTAAGAAGCTGGATTTAAGTGCTGTCAAGAAAGACCTCTTTCAACTGATGACCACTTCCCAGGATTGGTGGCCGGCTGACTATGGCCATTATGGCCCGTTATTCATTCGTATGGCATGGCACAGTGCTGGCACTTACAGAATTGCTGACGGTCGTGGCGGTGCCGGCACCGGCAATCAACGCTTTGCTCCGTTAAACAGCTGGCCTGACAATACCAACCTCGATAAAGCCCGTTTCCTGCTGTGGCCCATCAAACAAAAATATGGCAAACAACTCTCCTGGGCCGATCTCATGATTTTGGCCGGAAACTGCGCGCTGGAGTCGATGGGATTCAAAACTTTTGGATTCGCCGGAGGGCGTGAAGATATCTGGGAACCCGAGCAGGATATTTACTGGGGAAAGGAGACCGAGTGGCTGGGCGACAAACGTTACAGCGGCGACAGGGCGTTGGAAAATCCACTGGCTGCAGTACAGATGGGACTGATCTATGTAAATCCGGAAGGACCGAATGGAAATCCTGATCCCGTGGCTTCCGGCAGGGATATCAGGGAAACTTTTGCCCGCATGGCCATGAACGACGAAGAAACAGTGGCGCTAGTTGCCGGCGGCCATACCTTTGGCAAAGCACACGGCGCCGCAAGCGCAACTAATGTAGGCCGCGAACCTGAAGGCGCCGCCATTGAAGAACAAGGACTGGGCTGGAAAAACAGTTTTGGCTCCGGCAAGGGCGATGACACCATCACGAGCGGTATTGAAGGTGCATGGAAGCCCAACCCTACCACGTGGGACAACGGATATTTTGAAACATTATTTAAATACGACTGGAAGCTGATTAAAAGCCCTGCAGGCGCTCATCAATGGATTCCGACGGATGCATCGGCAGCCACCCTCGTTGTGGATGCGCATGATAAAACGAAACGCCATCCGCCGATGATGACAACGGCAGATATGGCATTGAAGATGGATCCCATTTATGAACCCATTTCCAGGAAATTCAAGGATGATTTCAATGCTTTCGCAGATGCCTTTGCAAGAGCCTGGTTTAAGCTGACGCACAGGGATATGGGTCCGCGTGCCCGTTACCTCGGAACAGAAGTGCCTGCTGAAGTTTTAATATGGCAAGACCCCATTCCGGAAGTTAAGCATGCATTAATCAACGATGCTGACGTGGCCGCATTAAAAGCGAAGCTCATCAATGCAGGACTGACTGTCGCTGAATTGGCAGGAACAGCCTGGGCATCAGCAGCTACCTTCCGTGGTTCTGATAAGCGTGGCGGTGCCAATGGTGCACGCATTCGTTTGGCGCCTCAAAACAGCTGGGAAGTGAATAATCCGGTTCAACTGAAAAAGGTATTGACGAAACTGGAAAGCCTGCAAAAAGAGTTCAACGATACAGCCGGCGGCAATAAAAAAGTTTCCCTCGCAGATCTCATTGTGCTGGGAGGATGCGCAGCAATTGAAAAGGCCGCCAAAGCTGCCGGTTTTGAAATTACAGTTCCTTTCATGGCAGGCCGTGCTGATGCCACTGCTGATCAAACCGACATAGAATCATTCAGGGTATTAGAACCGAAGGCTGATGGTTTCAGGAATTATCAGCAAAGCTCCATCGCTCATATACCAGCAGAAGTTTTGCTGATTGATAAGGCGCAATTGCTGACGCTGACCATTGCGGAAATGACCGTTTTAATCGGCGGCATGCGTGTGCTGTCTGCCAATTATGATGGATCAGACAAAGGCGTTTTCACCGATCGAAAAGAGACACTGACAAACGATTTCTTTGTGAACCTTCTGCATTTGGGCACTGCCTGGAAAGCTGTTTCGCAAACAGGTGATTTGTTTGAAGGAGCTGACCGCACCACCGGGAAAATGAAATGGAGGGCCACACGGACGGACCTCATTTTTGGATCCAATTCAGAATTACGTGCTGTAGCGGAAGTTTATGCCTGTGCCGACAGCAGGGAAAAATTTGTGCATGATTTTGTCGCTGCCTGGAATAAGGTGATGAACCTTGACAGATTCTGAGGTCGGCTGGCTAACAACTGTATTGTAGCATCCTTAAACAGAAAACCGGAAAGAGCCGAGATCTCTTTCCGGTTTTATTATTAATCGCATTTGTATTTCCGCTTACCTGATTGTGATGTGCAATGCAACCTCATATGTCGCTGACAGATTCAGCCAACATACACCCTGATGTGGAAGGTTGAGGGGATTATGCATGTGTTTAATAACTTTACGCTCAGCCATATAAATTAATAGGCAAAAAAGATGCGCCTGTTCATCAATCTTCTGCTGCTCTTAGTGATTGCTGCAACATCCTGCAAAAAAGATACTGCCGGAGAACCTTTGGTGAATACCATAAGCGGCGATTACAAGGGATTGCTGCTCTCAGTAACCTATCAAACATATACAGGAATCACCACTATTGATACTTTGCAAACTGATCTTACTGTTCAATGCACTTATAACAACATTGATTCTCTTTACTTACACTCTTCAGAAGCCATCTTTAATAACAAGGTATTGGCCGAATCAGTTATTGCTGATACCGGCAACGCACACTACGGAGATGATAAGTCATTCTTCAAAGAGCCGTCGCCGGCTGACACCAGATTTTTCTACCTTGGATATAATCAAACAGCAGTAGACAGCATATTTATCAATTCCTATCTGCCTCCATCAGGTTCCTGGAATACACAACTGTATTACTATGGCAGGAAAATGTGAGCCATAACCATTTGCGCTTGCTCCTGCTTCGTTGCCGCTATTCTAAATTCCATCAGCAACTTCAGAATTGATCCTGCTGCTGTTTCCTGTGCAAAGCGAGTTGGTTGTCCCATGTTTATGGTATTGAATTCCGCAGTGTGCATGCCAATATTTGTGCATTGATAATTCACCTAAACATTAACTCATGAAACACTCAATTAAAATTCTTTCCATCACACTGATCATAATTATCAGTGCTGTAAATGCACAGGCACAATGGAGTCTTTCCGGCAATGTACTCACCGGCAATGAGAAACTTGGTTCAACCAACTCCGCAGATGTTAAAATTGTTTCCAATAACAATACACGGATGACTGTTAAATCAAATGGCAAAGTTGGTATTGGCATCACTTCCCCTTCAGCAAGACTGGAAGTCAAATACAACAGCACTACCACCGATCCCACTCTTTTGCTCACTGAATCTGAAAATGACTATTCCAGATTAAACTTCCAGAATAGCACCAACTCAAATTACTGGAGCATCGCCGGCTATACCAATGCATCCAACAGCTTATCCAAACTAAGCTTTAATAATAATGTTATCGGCAACCTCATGACGCTTTCCGGTGACGGCAAGATAAATATTGGAGGCCCCGCCGCCAGCTATACGATGACCAGCATCAATAACAATAACAACAGTGAACAGACGGTGGATATCGGCGGTGGCTACCGGGCACTCAATGTGCATACCCGTGGCGTGGAAACACTTGGGTATGGAGATTCTTCGGCAGTTGCTGCAACATTTACAGCAGATAATTCCAACTCGTACGACAACATCGGATTACAGGTGTATGCCAAGAATGCTTCAAACACTAATGCCTTCTACCCTATCAATACAGGGATGTATTGCAGCGGCGTTAGTAACTACACCGTAAGCTACGGAGGTGTTAACACCGGTATCAACTGCTTTGGCTCCGGCAAAGGCGCTACCAATTACGGGCTTTACGCATCTGCAGATTATGCCAATACGAACTATGCCATATATGGCACTTATTATTCCGGCTCTTCAGGAACGAAGTATGCCGGTTACTTCAACGGCAACATCGGTGGCACAGGCATCTTCTCTTACACTTCAGATGAAAAGCTGAAGAAGGATATTAAACCGGATTACGGATTGATGGAAAAGATCATGCAGCTGAAACCCAGCCATTATTCTTTCAAAACAGATGAATTTGGGGCCATGAATCTCGCAGACGGGCTACACCACGGACTCATCGCACAGCAACTCAACGAGGTCTTTCCGGAACTGGTAAGTGAACAGGTTTTCCCTGAACAATATGACCTGCAGTCACATAAAGTTAAACAAGCGGCGGTTACTTATCTGGGTGTAAACTATATTGAACTGATTCCTATTCTCATCAGTGGCATGCAGGAGCAACAGGAACAGATAAAGTTGCTCACAAATGAAATCGCCGAACTGAAATCCATGTCTTGTAGTTTACCTGCTTCAAAAACTACAACTGAAGCTATAGCTTCAGGATCTTATCTTTTGCAAAATGTACCGAATCCGGTTATGCAGGTGAGCACGATCAATTATGTGATTGCTGCCAATGTGAAGACTGCTTCTATAATTGTAAGAAACATCACAGGTAATGCAGTAAGGTCATTCGATAATCTGGCGGCAGGAGCCGGTTCAGTTTCATTTGCTGCAGGTTCACTGCCTGGCGGAATGTATACCTACACGCTGATGATTAACGGAATGCCGGTTGAAACCAGGAATCTTGTGATAGTCAAGTAACAGTAAACATATTTTATACCCGGTCCCCGTTGCAGGCCTTTTGCCCGCTTCGGGGATTTTTATTTGTGTTAAGGGTTATTAATCCCGGCAACCGGTGAAATTCTTCGCATCATCATTACAAAAATCTGTGGTGCAGAAAACATTGCCTCATAATTAAGTGTTTTATTTGCACACCGGCATCGGAATAATAAGCTCAGTACATTTGAAATTATTAGAGGCAATCTCAAAATACCCGGAGTCATCCTGTCCCTATTAATCGGGTTCAGGATCTCTTTAATTCATTGAAATATGCCGAAATTAATTCGGTATGACAGCATTGATTGCCAATTTTGAGATAGCTTATAGTGAATCACAACTACACTGAAATAGCAAAAGCTGGTAATAGATATTTCTACTTGACACAGTTAACAATCAAAAAAAATTAAAACAGATGCAAACTATCATAGGCGCAGGTGGTGCAATCGGAAAAGACCTTGCCAGGTTCCTCCGTGATTACACCGACAGTATTAAGTTAGTCAGCAGGAATCCGGTCAAAGTCAATGACACCGATATCCTTCAGCCGGCCGATGTCAATGACCCTTCGCAAATTCATGCTGCCATTGCCGGCAGTGAGGTTTGCTATGTAGCATTAGGATTTGCGTATAAGCTGAAAGTATGGAGAGAGAAGTGGCCGGCTTTTATGCATCATGTAATCGAAGCTTGCATCCGTAATCAAACCAGGCTTGTTTTCTTTGATAACGTTTATGCCTTAGATAAAGATCATATCGGCAGGATTACCGAATCATCGCCAATCAATCCAATCAGTAAAAAAGGCGCCGTGCGTGCAGCTGTTGACCGTATGATACTGGAACAGGTAGAGAAAGGAAAGCTACAGGCCATTATTGCAAGGGCGCCTGACTTTTTCGGCCCCTACGATAAGCAAAAGAGCATGATGATGAATACCGTGTATGATAACCTGGTGAAAGGGAAAACCGCGCAGTGGTTCTGCAATGCGGATGTAATACATTCGATGGGTTTCACCCCTGATCTCGCCAGGGGATTTGCAATGCTCGGTAATACTGCAGATGCATATAACCAGGTATGGAACCTGCCGGTTAACAGCGAGGCGCTTACCGGCCGCGAATGGGTGAAATTATTCGCTGCGGAAATGAAAACTTCGGATAAGGTAACAACTGTGCCGCTGTGGATGATAAAACTTCTTGGTGTATTTGTACCCATATTGCGGGAGATGCCGGAAATGATGTACCAGTTTGACCGGCCTTATTTCTTTGATTCGAGCAAGTTTTTAAAGCGTTTTAATTACACACCTGTCAGCAATAAAGAAGCAGTAAGGCAGGCAATAGCTGCATTTAGGCAGCCATCATAAGCTGAATATTCATGCAATTAACAGATGCTTGAAAACTTATGCAGCCAGAGATTTTTCCTTTTTTACATTGTATAGAAAAAGGATTCCGACAATAAAAAAAAGGATGAGTGCCAGCACCGAATTGCGCATATTGCCTGTAATCTCAAGTATCAGCCCGTACACAGCCGTACCAAATACCGTAGCCAGTTTCTCGGTAACATCATAAAAACTGAAAAATGAAGCGGTATCTTTTGTTGGCGGCACAAGTTTAGAATAAGTACTGCGCGACATGGATTGTATCCCTCCCATCACCATGCCAACCATAAATGCGATTCCATAGAACTGATATTCGTTGCTTACCAGATACGCCGCAATGCATATCACAATCCAGATCAGTATGGCAATATTCAGGCTCCTGATGTTTCCATATTGTTTTGAAATCCGCGAAAAAAGGTACGCACCCGCAACCGCCACGAGCTGAATAATGAGCACCGTGACGATCAGTTTTGTCTGATCGAGCTTCAGTTCATCCGTTCCGAATATGGTGGCCAGGTACATCACCGTCTGCACGGCACTGTTGTAAAAGAAAAAAGCGATGAGGAAGCTCTTCAGTGACTTATAATGCCGTAGCTGATACCATACCTTCTGCAGTTCATGGTAACCGCCGAAGAGTGAATTCATTGTCAGCTTTTTTTCCGGTGTTATATCGTCTTCAACAGGAGGAATGTATTTGAATCTTTTCAGGGCATAAAAAGATATCTGCGCAAATCCGGCCCACCATGCTCCGACCATCACAAAAGAAATTCTGGTCGGCAGTGATTCATCGCTAAAACCAAACTGATCGTAAAACATGATCATTATAAGATTAATGATGAGCAACAATACACTGCCTATATAACCCATCGAAAACCCACGTGCGCTCACATGATCCTGATCCTTTTCATCCACAATCTCCTTCAGGAAAGCATTGTAATAAACGATGCTGCCTGCAAAACCCACACTGGCCAATACAAAAAAAGTGATCCCGAAATTCATGTTGGAACCGGTAAACCAAAAGAGGGCAATGCAACTGGCAGCGCCGAGGTAGCAGAAAAACTTCATGAAGGAGAGTTTGTTGCCCCTGAAGTCGGCAATGGAAGAAAGTAACGGTGCAATCAGCGCCACGATGAGAAATGAAACAGACAAAGCATAAGAGTACAATGCGTCGTTCACATACTCACGCCCCAGGAAATTTACCGTGCCATTGTTTATACCATTGGTTACCGTCATATAATAGATAGGAAAGATGGCTGTGGCAATAGTGAGCGAGTAGACTGAATTCGCCCAGTCATACATGGTCCAGCTGCTGATCAGCTTCCTGTCATTGCGTAAGTATACTTTGCTCATAACGGTGTTTGACTTTACACAATATCGCATCTTTTGCGGTGAAATGAAATTGCCGGCATGAACTGAAATGCTGCCACGGCACCATAAACAGGTTTATCCGGAATGAACGGTTATTCTTTAAATAAGTGAAACCAGATTATGCCATTATTTGCGCCTTAACTTTTCCTTCCCAAAATCCACAGGATCAGGGAATGGCGCTTCCTGCATGGTGGAGGTAAATATGTTGTCAATAAAATTCCATTTGCCGTGTTTCCACGAAAACGCATCGTAAGAACCATCCGGCACATAGGTGAATGGCAGATCCTTCGTGGACGGATCCTGTGGAATGAGGTGGTCAAACGTGATCATCTGCAGATCGGCATCGTAGTTCAGGGAAACCTCCGCATCCTTCTTGTATTCGAGCATGAACCTCTTTATGTCATTGCGTTCCGAATGCTTGCCGAAATCAAAAATGGCAGCACCGAAAACAGGTTCCTTTTCTTTGGTAAATGACAAAACCTCCAACACCTTTTTATTGCTTCTCAGGTTGTTACCGTCCCATCCGAAGAGCATAAAGTATTTCTTTCCGTGTCCTTTAACAGTCAGCATCCTGTAATACAAAGCGCCATACCATCGCTCGCTGTTGGTAATGGTATCTTCAGGATGCAGCATGTTATCGGAGTAGTCATATAACGGAAACAGTTTCAATTCCGCATCATCGCGCAATTGAATGGCACCAAAATATCGTTGCTTGCCGGAAGCCAGCGGAAGCTGCCAGTTGAATATCCGGAAAGATTTATCATCCGCTACAAGGATGGAAATCCTCTTCAGTGAATCAAACGGGTAATCAAAGGAGCCCGGCAGCTGCAAGGCATTTACCAGCTTCCTGATGAAACTGTAACAGGCATTTTGCCGGATACCCTGCTCACCGCCGTCGAGTATTATGTCACTCAGCTGTCTTAATGAATCTTCATACTGCATTAAGTGCTGTGTATTTTCAGGCGTGCGTTGTGCCAGTAATGGAGGACTGAATAAAACCGAGAACAGCATCATCAATGCGGTGAAAAAAACAGGTTGCAAGAGATGCCGGATGGGAAAATGATCTGCCTTTCCTTTCCTGTCGGCATTCCTCCCATCGTCAGAATTTTTATACAGCAATTCTCTCAACTCAAATCAGATTAGACAAAAAGAAAACGTTGCAATGCTGCGATTATTGGAAAACATTATTGAACGGCTAAATTAGTAAAAGGTAATGGTCAGCAGTTATTGTCCATGCGCAAACAATCATGGCGGTACTCACTTCCTGCGGTGAATAGCGCTCTAACCCGGAAATATCAGTTTGATTCAGCAGCATACGCCCGGACAATAATTTACGACCTAACCTGTAAAATGAACATGTATAAAATCTGATTGCCGGAAGCCGGTGATACCATTCGGGAGCAGTGGTAATCGATAGTTTACATCCGGACATCAGGAAGAAACGAGTGTTGTACCCGCTTACTTAACTGTCTTTTTCCAATCCCGAAAAAGATAAATCCCCCACAGCACTTCATTGATCTGCAGTGTTGCATAACCAGCATATAACGACCATCCCAAAGTGGTATCATTCAGATGAACGTCTATATAAACCATGGAAAAACAGATACTGGGCAGCAGTGCAAGCAGCTTAAGCCACATGGGATACATTGCACACCAAAACATAAAAATCAGTGCAGGAATCATAGGCATTGCCATGGTCGCCTCCCGCTCAACATTTATCCCTGATTTGCTGAGTGCTGCCAATGAAATACCATGGGCTATACCCAGCAAAATATAGGCTGATGCCGATACATGCTGTCCACGTATTCCGGTGTACCTGCCGGCCATTACGGAAGCAGAGATGGCGAACGCATTTCCGATCTGATAAAGCAGCAGTTGCTCTGTTGATGCAACATTAAACAGGAAACCAATCCAGCCACATAACAGGTTGCAGCAGTATCCGATCAAGATTATTACTACAAGACTCTTATTCTCCCACTCGCTCTTATTCATGTTGCAATCTTTTTCAGTTATAGATAAGCTTCAAGATCAGATCAGAATACTGATTTAGCAGCAGGCCTGTCTTAAAAAATTCAACCGGCAGACCTGTTATTCATTACCTTATCATAAGCATGAAATCCATTCATCACCAGCTATTTACAATCATAGTCAGTGGTTTGAATATGTTTCAGCGTGACACAAAAAGCAGGATCACTGCCCGGGAATCAATTCTTCCATCTTTCAAGTTTGGCAATACCCTTTGCAAAGTAACCTGCAAGAAAACCCGGGAATCCCATTTCCTTCATCTTACCCTTTACGAACTCCTGCATTTTGCCAAGTGTCCAATCAGGGTTTTTAAACTGCCCTTTTTCATAGCAGTAAGCACAATACATTTTGCTGATGGAACCATCGGCATCGGTGCCACCACCGCCCGGAGATTTTTTCAGCGGCATACCGCAACTCTGGCAATTTTTATATGTCTTTTCCATGGTAGTAGTTTTGGTTACTGCAAAATTAAGCGACTATCGGTGATCCTGGTGATATTACGAGCTATCTCAAAACAGGTAATCAATGCAATCATGCCGGATTTATTCCGGCAGCTGTCAAATAATGGAAGATATCCTGATCCAGATTAATCAGGACAGGATAATTTCAGGTATTTTGAGATAGTTTCTATCAAATATAGGAGATTGCAGCTATGCACCAACCTTAATGGCCGGCATTTTCCACGTACCGTTCAAGAATTCTTCCTTAGGCCAGTATAGACGCATCGTAACACT
The DNA window shown above is from Chitinophagales bacterium and carries:
- a CDS encoding tail fiber domain-containing protein is translated as MKHSIKILSITLIIIISAVNAQAQWSLSGNVLTGNEKLGSTNSADVKIVSNNNTRMTVKSNGKVGIGITSPSARLEVKYNSTTTDPTLLLTESENDYSRLNFQNSTNSNYWSIAGYTNASNSLSKLSFNNNVIGNLMTLSGDGKINIGGPAASYTMTSINNNNNSEQTVDIGGGYRALNVHTRGVETLGYGDSSAVAATFTADNSNSYDNIGLQVYAKNASNTNAFYPINTGMYCSGVSNYTVSYGGVNTGINCFGSGKGATNYGLYASADYANTNYAIYGTYYSGSSGTKYAGYFNGNIGGTGIFSYTSDEKLKKDIKPDYGLMEKIMQLKPSHYSFKTDEFGAMNLADGLHHGLIAQQLNEVFPELVSEQVFPEQYDLQSHKVKQAAVTYLGVNYIELIPILISGMQEQQEQIKLLTNEIAELKSMSCSLPASKTTTEAIASGSYLLQNVPNPVMQVSTINYVIAANVKTASIIVRNITGNAVRSFDNLAAGAGSVSFAAGSLPGGMYTYTLMINGMPVETRNLVIVK
- the arr gene encoding NAD(+)--rifampin ADP-ribosyltransferase is translated as MKKNNHEAVMKKTPDNLYAQTFYHGTKASLQQGDLIEPGFNSNYGSRKRASFIYLTATLDAATWGAELAQGEGRGRIYIVEPTGPIEDDPNLTDKKFPGNPTKSYRSRHPLKVTGEVVDWKGHSPEALHAMQEHLRQLKEQGIEAIED
- a CDS encoding transcriptional repressor, yielding MYDNIRTLLKENGLKVTPQRVAIFEAIVSLNNHPTAENIIDYIRRKHPNISVGTVYKVLDSLVERQLLKRVKTEKDIMRYDAVLSHHHHLYCAETDRIEDYEDDRLNELINAYFKKNKIKNFRIHDIKLQITGRFNNH
- a CDS encoding alpha/beta hydrolase, which codes for MSPPSGSFIEIQHYSKGQYAEVNGLQMYYEIHGEGYPLVLIHGGGSTINTSFGRIIPQLATSHKVIAVEMQAHGHTADINRPLSFRQDADDIAALLHHLQIGKADIFGFSNGASTTLEFAIRHPDMTNKIVVASTFYKKSGAPDWFWDMMNHPAFEDMPQVYKDEFLKINPDTQALHRMFDRDTARMLSFPEIPDERIASITAPALIIIGEKDVVTPEHAREMNRLITASKLLILPGGHGEYIGEITSPQVPVIIDSTVNIILGFLAE
- the katG gene encoding catalase/peroxidase HPI, which codes for MSNVHEPKCPVNHGQSAPVGGMGTSNKDWWPNRLNLNILRQHSSLSDPMDNDFNYAEEFKKLDLSAVKKDLFQLMTTSQDWWPADYGHYGPLFIRMAWHSAGTYRIADGRGGAGTGNQRFAPLNSWPDNTNLDKARFLLWPIKQKYGKQLSWADLMILAGNCALESMGFKTFGFAGGREDIWEPEQDIYWGKETEWLGDKRYSGDRALENPLAAVQMGLIYVNPEGPNGNPDPVASGRDIRETFARMAMNDEETVALVAGGHTFGKAHGAASATNVGREPEGAAIEEQGLGWKNSFGSGKGDDTITSGIEGAWKPNPTTWDNGYFETLFKYDWKLIKSPAGAHQWIPTDASAATLVVDAHDKTKRHPPMMTTADMALKMDPIYEPISRKFKDDFNAFADAFARAWFKLTHRDMGPRARYLGTEVPAEVLIWQDPIPEVKHALINDADVAALKAKLINAGLTVAELAGTAWASAATFRGSDKRGGANGARIRLAPQNSWEVNNPVQLKKVLTKLESLQKEFNDTAGGNKKVSLADLIVLGGCAAIEKAAKAAGFEITVPFMAGRADATADQTDIESFRVLEPKADGFRNYQQSSIAHIPAEVLLIDKAQLLTLTIAEMTVLIGGMRVLSANYDGSDKGVFTDRKETLTNDFFVNLLHLGTAWKAVSQTGDLFEGADRTTGKMKWRATRTDLIFGSNSELRAVAEVYACADSREKFVHDFVAAWNKVMNLDRF
- a CDS encoding NAD-dependent epimerase/dehydratase family protein; translation: MQTIIGAGGAIGKDLARFLRDYTDSIKLVSRNPVKVNDTDILQPADVNDPSQIHAAIAGSEVCYVALGFAYKLKVWREKWPAFMHHVIEACIRNQTRLVFFDNVYALDKDHIGRITESSPINPISKKGAVRAAVDRMILEQVEKGKLQAIIARAPDFFGPYDKQKSMMMNTVYDNLVKGKTAQWFCNADVIHSMGFTPDLARGFAMLGNTADAYNQVWNLPVNSEALTGREWVKLFAAEMKTSDKVTTVPLWMIKLLGVFVPILREMPEMMYQFDRPYFFDSSKFLKRFNYTPVSNKEAVRQAIAAFRQPS